One part of the Aurantibacillus circumpalustris genome encodes these proteins:
- a CDS encoding DegT/DnrJ/EryC1/StrS family aminotransferase: MPGTELFGAEERKEIEDVLSTGVMFRYNHDAQRNNIWKAKDFEAETKKITKAKYALAVSNGSAAIMAALAASGIGTGDEVICPPFTYIATIEAILFLGGLPVFAEIDETLCLSAEGIQNAITPKTKAVCLVHMCGGNANMDEIMAVVNKHKLILVEDAGQAFASSYKGTFTGLFGKAGAYSFDFFKIATAGEGGIFVTNDETTYKLADSFCDHGHDHVGDKRGMENHPIIGFNFRISELHAAVGAAQTRKVPQILTTNRKHKKFMQDQLSKTEGIGFAKLGDESGDSATFLNIMLPSTEIAQRVVDEFNKAGVAGFDYWFKNMYHFINQWDHIKGLKTASKLPIHVLGAPQDYNNLNLPKTQAVIGRLISFGVKCAWTEEYMTEMAAKISACVKKAMTPVNA; encoded by the coding sequence ATGCCAGGAACAGAATTATTTGGCGCAGAAGAGCGCAAAGAAATAGAAGATGTATTATCAACGGGTGTTATGTTTCGTTACAACCACGATGCACAGCGTAACAACATTTGGAAAGCAAAAGATTTTGAAGCAGAAACAAAAAAAATAACAAAAGCAAAATATGCCTTAGCTGTTTCGAATGGCTCAGCGGCGATTATGGCTGCATTAGCTGCTTCTGGAATTGGAACGGGTGATGAGGTTATTTGTCCGCCATTCACGTACATTGCTACCATTGAAGCTATTTTATTTTTAGGTGGATTGCCAGTTTTTGCTGAGATAGACGAAACTTTGTGTTTGAGTGCAGAAGGAATTCAAAATGCCATTACACCTAAAACCAAAGCCGTTTGTCTGGTTCACATGTGTGGCGGTAACGCTAATATGGATGAGATTATGGCTGTGGTAAACAAACATAAATTAATTTTAGTGGAAGATGCTGGACAAGCATTTGCTTCCTCTTACAAAGGAACGTTTACAGGTTTATTCGGTAAAGCCGGCGCCTACTCTTTTGACTTTTTTAAAATTGCAACTGCTGGTGAAGGCGGTATTTTTGTTACCAATGATGAAACGACTTATAAATTAGCAGATAGTTTTTGTGATCATGGTCACGATCACGTAGGCGACAAACGTGGTATGGAAAATCATCCGATCATTGGATTTAATTTCCGTATCAGTGAATTGCACGCTGCTGTTGGAGCCGCGCAAACACGCAAAGTGCCTCAGATTTTGACAACGAATCGTAAGCATAAAAAATTCATGCAAGATCAATTGTCTAAAACAGAAGGCATTGGTTTTGCAAAATTAGGAGACGAAAGTGGCGATTCAGCAACCTTCTTAAACATCATGTTGCCAAGTACTGAAATTGCCCAGCGTGTGGTAGACGAGTTTAATAAAGCGGGTGTCGCTGGTTTTGATTACTGGTTTAAAAACATGTACCATTTTATTAATCAATGGGATCATATTAAAGGACTGAAAACAGCTTCTAAATTGCCAATTCATGTTTTAGGCGCGCCACAAGATTATAACAACTTAAATCTTCCAAAAACACAAGCGGTTATCGGACGTTTAATTTCCTTCGGTGTAAAATGTGCGTGGACAGAAGAATACATGACAGAAATGGCGGCGAAGATTTCGGCTTGTGTTAAAAAAGCAATGACTCCTGTGAATGCTTAA
- a CDS encoding T9SS type A sorting domain-containing protein: MQIILNYLFLFAFFIQSLIGFSQSETNKWYFGGNAGLDFMTTPPTILVNGALNTVEGCASVADATGNLLFYTDGVTVWDQTHAIMANGSGLFGITSPCQSCIIIKKPGSSTLYYVFTMAGVSNTLGLNYSVVDMSLATGMGSVTVKNAPLFNAPCAEKITAAKHCNGVDYWVMIHQHNSTNFHAYQLTPAGVTSVAVTSSIGVAVGPPYSLGCMKISVSGNKLGMTDYLGFVDLFDFDNSTGFVSNWVPLLSNFSSYGCEFSPDGTKFYAGSFGVSSIKQWDICAGSATAIAASEYSFSATNPWSLQMASDGKIYVAHNTSTLGVINNPNLAGVACNYTNNGQSIAPKSTYRSLPNFANSSFAPPKPASPFTSTMNTSVCKQVTFSVPAVPTQSVIGCSTMGYSLNFVLWNFGDPASGAANTSTLSNPSHTFTAFGTYTTQLILYYSCTGGTDTLRQVITVSSVPSQTLNVNGKTTICIGESTKLTISGASTYSWSTGVVGSSVSVSPTVTSVYTVTADMSSCIISKTVQVTVNKCLGIDSQTYNSLIDLFPNPTRGVFYIDANSDYEVELFEATGRMLISLKIIKGQNPLNIDNLADGMYYLKLKREGYQAIKRLVKIN, from the coding sequence ATGCAAATCATTCTAAACTATTTATTCCTATTTGCTTTTTTTATTCAATCGCTTATTGGCTTTTCGCAGAGCGAAACAAACAAGTGGTATTTTGGCGGTAATGCCGGACTTGATTTTATGACAACGCCTCCGACAATTCTTGTTAATGGTGCCCTTAATACAGTTGAAGGATGTGCAAGCGTGGCAGATGCGACAGGAAATTTGTTGTTTTATACAGATGGAGTAACTGTTTGGGATCAGACACACGCAATTATGGCAAATGGTTCGGGACTATTCGGCATCACTTCACCATGTCAATCATGCATAATCATAAAAAAGCCAGGAAGCAGTACTTTATATTATGTTTTTACAATGGCAGGTGTTTCAAATACTTTAGGGCTTAACTATTCGGTAGTGGATATGAGTCTAGCCACCGGAATGGGCTCAGTTACTGTAAAAAACGCGCCTCTTTTTAACGCACCCTGTGCTGAAAAAATAACCGCTGCAAAACATTGTAACGGTGTGGATTATTGGGTGATGATTCATCAACATAATTCTACCAATTTCCATGCCTATCAGCTCACTCCCGCTGGGGTAACATCGGTGGCGGTTACTTCGTCTATTGGCGTGGCGGTTGGCCCACCTTATTCTCTGGGTTGCATGAAAATTTCCGTAAGCGGTAATAAACTTGGTATGACAGACTACTTGGGCTTTGTAGACCTTTTTGATTTTGATAACAGTACTGGTTTTGTATCAAACTGGGTGCCACTGTTGAGTAATTTTTCGTCCTACGGCTGCGAGTTTTCTCCCGATGGGACTAAGTTTTACGCAGGATCTTTCGGTGTTTCGAGTATTAAACAGTGGGATATTTGCGCGGGAAGCGCCACGGCTATCGCTGCTTCCGAGTATAGTTTCTCAGCAACAAATCCTTGGAGCTTACAAATGGCCTCAGACGGTAAAATTTACGTTGCACACAATACTTCAACACTCGGCGTTATAAACAACCCTAACTTGGCAGGTGTAGCCTGTAATTACACTAATAATGGCCAATCCATTGCTCCAAAAAGCACTTATAGGAGTTTGCCCAATTTTGCCAATAGTAGTTTTGCACCACCCAAACCAGCTTCACCTTTTACTTCAACCATGAACACAAGCGTTTGTAAACAGGTAACGTTTTCGGTTCCTGCAGTGCCCACACAAAGCGTTATAGGTTGTAGCACGATGGGTTATTCGTTAAACTTTGTGTTGTGGAATTTCGGAGATCCTGCTTCCGGAGCTGCAAACACCAGCACATTAAGTAATCCCTCGCATACCTTCACTGCCTTTGGAACTTACACAACTCAACTCATTCTTTATTATAGCTGCACAGGCGGTACCGATACGCTCAGACAGGTTATCACGGTTTCAAGCGTCCCAAGCCAGACTTTAAACGTTAACGGAAAAACCACCATTTGCATTGGCGAGAGCACTAAACTTACCATAAGCGGTGCATCTACTTATAGCTGGAGCACAGGAGTTGTTGGATCTTCAGTGAGTGTATCACCAACGGTGACTAGTGTGTATACTGTAACTGCCGATATGAGCAGTTGCATTATTAGCAAAACAGTGCAAGTAACGGTAAACAAATGTCTCGGAATAGATTCTCAAACCTATAATTCGCTAATAGACTTATTCCCTAATCCTACCCGAGGGGTATTTTATATTGATGCAAATTCAGATTACGAAGTAGAATTATTTGAGGCCACCGGAAGAATGCTTATTTCCCTAAAAATTATCAAAGGGCAGAACCCTTTAAATATAGATAATCTAGCAGACGGCATGTATTACTTAAAATTAAAAAGAGAAGGCTATCAAGCCATCAAGCGATTAGTAAAAATCAACTAG
- a CDS encoding SpoIIE family protein phosphatase codes for MLCEYCEGEDNLKYANPLIESVDKLLITTKDTIVRKRLLKAKAQGYLFKANYYQFKDGLSSPKVLTYMNKMLSICEDQNDEAGIIEASLGISDYYFSQGKIIQQLECFESGLAHAKKINWQKGIVRFTMEIAFLYAEQDDTLQALRYLDKAISAKKLIIDEKEDARGLVVLGNFYMQLLYYKEAIDHYLKAIKLYTLKGETQTIGDLHEKIGCAYLEKREYPEALIHLNKSTEIGEKTNDIRLIYFTLLSTGRVYQHMGNFTKSIELHKEAFALAEQSGSPEAIMSSCIYLTKDYFEKGDYKNAKLYSDRALSILDGKGSVQHTYEREKLAYKIDSASNNYKDAYLHYQRYIALKNKLNKEEFNKKATRDKFQSDLEKQKMSDKAEQEKKDAIYTEEKQKQKIIIYSVSAGLLLLFLLVLFILRGLRQKQKANLELLSKNEVIAQQKHLVEEKHKEITDSINYAERIQRSFLASKELLDKHLKDYFIFFKPKDIVSGDFYWAETLTNGNFVLATADSTGHGVPGAIMSLLNIMSLEKSIEHKTDPAEILNETRKTIITRLKKDGSPEGGKDGMDVSLIIFDFKNKQLQIAAANNPVWIIRQSELIEIKPDKMPVGKHDKDKETFNTHVIDLLPGDLIYTTTDGFADQFGGPNGKKFMSKNLKELMLKNSDLLISEQKQNLESAFDSWINSYEQVDDVTIIGIRV; via the coding sequence ATGCTATGCGAATATTGCGAGGGTGAAGATAATTTAAAATATGCTAACCCATTAATAGAATCAGTAGATAAACTTTTAATAACTACTAAAGATACTATTGTACGAAAGCGTCTGCTAAAGGCCAAAGCCCAAGGTTATTTGTTTAAAGCAAATTATTACCAGTTTAAAGATGGTCTAAGTTCACCAAAGGTTTTAACATACATGAATAAAATGCTTTCCATATGTGAAGACCAAAATGATGAAGCAGGAATTATAGAAGCAAGTTTAGGTATATCGGACTATTATTTTTCGCAAGGAAAAATCATTCAGCAACTGGAGTGTTTTGAGAGTGGATTAGCTCATGCAAAAAAAATAAACTGGCAAAAAGGTATTGTACGCTTCACTATGGAAATTGCTTTTCTTTATGCGGAACAAGATGATACGCTACAAGCATTGCGTTACCTAGACAAAGCGATTTCCGCTAAAAAATTGATCATTGACGAGAAGGAAGATGCAAGGGGTTTAGTTGTGTTAGGAAATTTTTATATGCAATTACTTTATTACAAAGAAGCGATTGACCATTATCTTAAGGCAATTAAATTATATACTCTAAAAGGAGAAACGCAAACTATTGGAGATCTTCACGAAAAAATAGGGTGCGCCTATTTGGAAAAACGAGAATATCCTGAAGCCCTAATACATCTAAATAAATCTACTGAAATCGGCGAAAAAACAAATGATATCCGGCTCATTTATTTCACACTCCTTAGTACAGGCAGAGTATACCAGCACATGGGCAATTTTACAAAAAGCATTGAGTTACATAAGGAAGCTTTCGCTTTGGCAGAACAAAGTGGAAGTCCCGAAGCGATTATGTCGTCATGTATTTATCTCACTAAAGATTATTTTGAAAAAGGTGATTATAAAAATGCAAAATTGTATTCCGACAGAGCTTTGTCAATTTTGGATGGGAAAGGTTCTGTTCAACATACCTACGAGCGTGAGAAACTTGCTTATAAAATTGATTCAGCCAGTAATAATTACAAAGACGCCTACCTGCATTACCAGCGGTATATTGCTCTAAAAAATAAATTGAACAAAGAAGAATTTAATAAAAAGGCTACGCGCGATAAATTTCAAAGCGATCTTGAAAAGCAAAAAATGTCAGACAAGGCAGAACAAGAAAAAAAAGACGCAATTTATACTGAAGAAAAGCAAAAACAAAAAATCATTATTTATTCAGTAAGCGCAGGATTGTTGTTGCTATTTTTATTAGTGCTATTCATCTTAAGAGGGTTAAGGCAAAAGCAAAAAGCAAATCTGGAATTGCTTTCTAAAAACGAAGTAATTGCGCAACAAAAACACCTTGTAGAAGAAAAACATAAAGAAATTACAGATAGTATTAATTATGCGGAAAGAATTCAGCGAAGTTTTCTGGCTTCAAAAGAACTGCTCGATAAGCATCTGAAAGACTATTTTATTTTTTTCAAACCAAAGGATATTGTAAGTGGAGATTTTTATTGGGCGGAAACACTTACTAACGGAAATTTTGTTCTGGCTACCGCAGATAGCACAGGACACGGCGTTCCGGGCGCCATTATGAGTTTACTCAATATTATGAGTCTCGAAAAATCGATTGAACATAAAACAGATCCCGCTGAAATTTTAAATGAAACCCGTAAAACAATTATCACCCGTTTAAAAAAAGATGGAAGTCCTGAAGGTGGAAAAGACGGTATGGATGTAAGCCTGATAATTTTTGATTTTAAGAATAAACAATTACAAATAGCAGCGGCAAATAATCCAGTTTGGATTATCCGGCAGAGTGAACTCATAGAAATTAAACCCGATAAAATGCCTGTGGGTAAACACGACAAGGACAAAGAAACGTTTAACACGCACGTCATTGATCTTCTACCCGGTGATTTGATTTATACAACAACCGATGGATTTGCCGATCAGTTTGGCGGACCAAACGGGAAAAAATTCATGAGTAAGAATTTAAAAGAATTAATGCTAAAAAATTCCGATCTTCTTATTTCTGAGCAAAAACAAAATCTAGAGTCTGCATTTGACAGCTGGATTAACTCTTATGAGCAGGTAGATGACGTTACCATTATTGGAATTCGTGTATAG
- a CDS encoding T9SS type A sorting domain-containing protein has translation MKKNYQTTKVFFACLLLFSIKAFAQLAGVVTINNTAPASATNFTSFTAFAAVVNTAGVSGPLTVNVDVASGPYTEQVKFLQAPGISATNTITINGNGRVLTFGSSASANPHTMVLQGADYMFFNNLNFIGTGTTYALVVHLWSSANNNQFLNCTFTAPQNGTSSSQCPYSISGSGTSATGSGNAGDDNIVNSCTLTSGYYAAAFYGNSGTPKNTGNQILNSSLTNFYVYGVYGYYNEYLTIKGCTIDRPTRTTLTTFYGLYLSTGNLDGIFDGNQIRTPWGNSLTNTGTAYGIYCSSAATNTHENRIINNIISDMYSNGTTYGIYTAGSYNQVYHNTVVLDGSTNTAGTAYGVYATVATNPVKNNIININRAGTGTKYCLYAGTTSNTWNSDHNVFNMLSTAGTNGVVYASTNHTSLAVWQAFSSNDMGSSEADPVFNNPSAYDYSPTSTIINNMCPPLGVGEDINSVSRSPLFPDPGAVEVFNTPCTGAPGPNSFITPTVAFCPGMVLDLNLLSSGSYTNSGYTIAWQTSTASAVGPFTSVSGATLNSYNTGPILQTIHYRAVITCTAGSSFSTVPQSVNVAPVTTSVVPYHEGFETLALNKLPNCSWAASNVGISNLTYTAPAGNNRVPYTGSNFASFASSPSGTSYFYTNGIQLVAGITYSASMWYITESGFNDWADLSIMVGTGQTPAGMVTVASTGGTVTPILYTLLSNTFVVPLSGLYYVAVKATSGAGVAPYLTWDDLSITIPCEINGPNLSISPSATTICQGQNVLLTGVGADSYLWSGGQTATVGIFAPTYPQTYTLTGFNTLSGCTTTLTQMIDVLTSPQVSVFINDPTGCAGETVSLLAYGADTYFWNTGAQSALNFVNPNVTTTYSVIGTNSLGCSSIGVVQVTVNPAPIITVLISNTQLCNGDQLTLTGSGAGTYNWLTSLNSSQSGNPLTINPNASGTYTVIGKDSKGCEGKATVSFAVEECTSLTKLSSSNVSKLYPNPTTGVFAIELNKPASKIEISDLTGRVISSYLNVEGKVSFNINTLANGIYYVKISQSDSYEVVKLVKSNN, from the coding sequence ATGAAAAAAAATTATCAAACTACTAAGGTGTTTTTCGCCTGCCTTTTGCTTTTTAGTATTAAGGCTTTTGCACAATTAGCAGGTGTTGTGACTATAAACAACACAGCGCCTGCTTCAGCAACAAATTTTACAAGCTTCACGGCTTTTGCCGCTGTGGTTAATACAGCGGGTGTTAGCGGGCCGTTAACAGTGAACGTAGATGTTGCTTCTGGTCCATATACCGAGCAAGTTAAATTTTTGCAAGCTCCTGGTATTTCAGCAACCAACACCATAACTATTAATGGAAATGGTCGCGTATTAACCTTTGGCTCTTCTGCCTCTGCTAACCCGCACACAATGGTATTGCAGGGCGCAGATTACATGTTCTTTAATAACTTAAATTTCATTGGCACGGGTACAACTTACGCGCTTGTGGTTCATTTGTGGAGTTCGGCTAATAACAATCAGTTTTTAAATTGCACGTTTACTGCTCCGCAAAATGGGACATCTTCTTCTCAGTGTCCTTATTCCATATCTGGTTCAGGAACTAGTGCTACTGGTTCAGGTAATGCAGGCGATGATAATATTGTAAACTCTTGTACACTCACCAGTGGATATTATGCAGCTGCCTTTTATGGTAACAGTGGTACACCAAAAAATACAGGAAATCAGATTTTAAACTCAAGCTTAACTAACTTTTATGTTTACGGAGTTTATGGATATTACAATGAGTACCTTACTATAAAAGGTTGTACGATAGATCGCCCTACACGTACCACGCTTACTACATTTTATGGCCTTTATTTAAGTACAGGAAATTTGGATGGAATTTTTGATGGAAATCAAATAAGAACGCCTTGGGGCAATAGCCTAACGAATACCGGTACGGCTTATGGAATCTATTGTTCTTCAGCAGCAACAAATACACATGAGAATAGGATTATAAATAATATTATTTCAGATATGTACTCAAATGGAACTACCTATGGGATATATACAGCTGGTTCTTATAATCAGGTTTATCATAATACGGTTGTTTTAGATGGTTCAACAAACACCGCTGGTACAGCGTATGGTGTTTACGCAACTGTCGCAACTAATCCTGTAAAAAATAATATCATAAATATAAACCGTGCAGGTACTGGCACCAAATATTGTTTGTATGCTGGAACAACTAGTAACACTTGGAATTCCGATCACAATGTTTTTAATATGCTTTCTACTGCTGGTACAAATGGTGTTGTATACGCAAGTACGAATCATACAAGTTTAGCAGTTTGGCAGGCATTTTCTTCTAATGATATGGGAAGTTCAGAAGCAGATCCAGTCTTTAATAATCCTTCGGCTTATGATTATTCTCCAACTTCTACAATAATAAACAACATGTGTCCTCCATTAGGGGTTGGTGAGGATATTAATTCCGTATCCAGAAGCCCATTATTCCCAGATCCGGGTGCTGTTGAAGTATTTAATACACCATGTACTGGAGCTCCGGGCCCTAATTCTTTTATTACCCCAACTGTTGCCTTTTGCCCTGGCATGGTGCTTGATCTTAATTTATTAAGCAGCGGATCGTATACAAATTCTGGTTATACCATCGCTTGGCAAACATCTACGGCTTCAGCTGTTGGACCGTTTACTTCGGTTTCAGGTGCAACTTTAAATAGTTATAATACAGGCCCAATTCTTCAAACAATTCATTACAGGGCGGTAATTACCTGTACAGCCGGTTCAAGTTTTTCAACAGTTCCTCAGTCAGTTAACGTTGCTCCTGTTACCACAAGTGTAGTTCCTTACCATGAAGGTTTCGAAACGCTTGCTTTAAATAAGCTTCCAAACTGTTCTTGGGCTGCAAGTAATGTTGGTATAAGTAACTTAACCTATACGGCTCCTGCCGGAAACAACAGGGTTCCTTATACCGGCAGTAATTTCGCTTCTTTCGCTAGCTCACCATCTGGAACTAGCTATTTCTACACTAACGGTATTCAATTAGTTGCTGGAATTACGTATTCTGCTTCCATGTGGTATATTACAGAGTCAGGTTTTAATGATTGGGCAGATTTGTCTATCATGGTGGGGACGGGACAAACACCTGCAGGTATGGTAACCGTTGCGTCAACAGGTGGCACGGTAACACCGATACTTTACACACTGCTTTCAAATACATTTGTAGTACCTCTTTCGGGCTTATATTACGTTGCAGTGAAAGCTACTTCTGGTGCAGGTGTAGCGCCATATTTAACCTGGGATGATTTAAGCATTACAATTCCTTGCGAAATTAATGGTCCTAACTTGTCAATTAGCCCTAGTGCTACAACTATTTGTCAAGGTCAAAACGTTTTATTAACGGGCGTTGGTGCCGACTCTTATTTATGGAGTGGTGGTCAAACAGCTACAGTAGGTATATTTGCTCCAACTTACCCACAAACATACACGCTTACAGGATTTAACACACTTAGTGGATGTACAACAACATTGACTCAAATGATAGATGTGCTTACTTCACCTCAAGTTTCGGTATTTATAAATGACCCAACAGGTTGTGCTGGAGAAACTGTGAGTTTATTAGCTTATGGTGCAGATACTTATTTTTGGAATACTGGCGCACAGTCGGCATTAAATTTTGTAAATCCAAATGTAACTACAACCTATTCAGTAATTGGTACAAATTCTTTGGGCTGTAGCAGTATTGGAGTAGTTCAGGTTACTGTGAACCCCGCTCCTATTATTACGGTGTTAATTTCCAATACACAATTATGTAACGGAGATCAATTAACGCTGACAGGGTCTGGTGCTGGAACATATAATTGGCTAACAAGTCTCAACTCTTCTCAAAGTGGTAATCCTTTAACAATAAATCCAAATGCTTCAGGAACTTATACGGTTATTGGAAAAGACAGCAAAGGTTGTGAAGGAAAAGCAACTGTGAGTTTCGCTGTTGAAGAGTGTACAAGTCTGACTAAATTATCGAGTTCAAATGTTTCAAAACTTTACCCTAATCCAACTACTGGTGTTTTTGCTATCGAGTTAAATAAACCAGCAAGCAAAATAGAAATCAGTGATTTAACTGGTCGCGTAATTTCATCTTATCTGAATGTTGAAGGAAAAGTTAGTTTTAATATCAATACGTTAGCTAATGGCATTTATTATGTCAAAATAAGTCAATCGGATTCGTATGAAGTAGTTAAGCTTGTAAAAAGCAATAACTAA
- a CDS encoding T9SS type A sorting domain-containing protein — translation MKRKIYKLLSSAKQGLFALALTVFSGMAYSQATYTFNYTGSTQTVAVQAGSYSIQCWGADGGDGGDGSSANIGSGGKGGYSYGVYTVASSTILYIYVGEKGQSTNTTGAALVTAAGGWNGGGGGFSGSSSSNYKGGGGGGTDVRTTQNTIYSDRVIVAGGGGGGGGGASVGYQGIGGNGGGTSGQDGVLGSSQTAHNGLGGTQSAGGAGGVYSSSTGFPGVFGLGGDGGSVSGNSYPAGGGGGGWYGGGGGATQGGSGAGGSGYIGGLTSGTTAAFGQPGFVPNPDVTGNGRVIITQLCDVSIEASSNPVCEGTSVTLTCTAVTTLSWSSTVSTASTIVVTPTSNATYYVTGIGSNNNCVATAAINISLTPLPDISSMVNPPLLCVGNSATLTASGANTYTWSNLSSGITTAVNPSVTTTYSVSGTNGFGCINNAVIGVNVNTNVITASSNTTICSGESVNVIANGAVSYTWSNGAGLSGFIVSPTVSTVYSVLGTDVFNCALSNSVSITVKALPNVFPSTDKDIICKKESVVLSATGADTYAWSNPITGSSTGASVTLTLSIDIPYLFTVVGTGTNGCSRTATVSVDVQKCAGVNELSEQNTLVSVYPNPNNGLFTVESKQISSGTIEIMDLSGKIIFTETVRGNTTQVNMGDYAAGIYFVKVKNETSFEVIKLIKNQ, via the coding sequence ATGAAAAGAAAAATTTACAAATTATTATCAAGCGCAAAACAAGGTTTGTTTGCCCTTGCATTGACCGTGTTTTCGGGCATGGCATATTCACAAGCAACCTATACTTTTAATTACACAGGAAGTACACAAACTGTGGCTGTTCAGGCAGGTTCTTATTCAATACAGTGCTGGGGTGCAGATGGTGGTGATGGTGGTGATGGTTCTTCTGCTAATATAGGATCAGGCGGTAAAGGTGGCTATAGTTATGGCGTTTACACAGTAGCATCATCTACAATCCTATACATATATGTTGGAGAAAAAGGTCAATCGACAAATACTACAGGCGCGGCATTAGTTACAGCAGCGGGTGGTTGGAATGGTGGTGGTGGCGGTTTTAGTGGCTCTTCCAGTAGTAATTACAAAGGCGGCGGTGGCGGCGGAACAGATGTTAGAACTACTCAAAACACTATTTACTCAGATAGGGTAATTGTTGCCGGCGGCGGCGGCGGCGGTGGCGGTGGCGCTAGTGTTGGTTATCAAGGAATTGGAGGTAATGGTGGTGGTACATCCGGCCAAGATGGTGTATTGGGAAGTTCACAAACTGCTCACAACGGTTTAGGAGGAACGCAAAGTGCTGGGGGTGCAGGCGGAGTATACAGTTCCAGTACCGGATTTCCAGGTGTTTTTGGTCTTGGTGGGGATGGAGGAAGTGTATCAGGCAACAGTTATCCTGCTGGCGGTGGCGGTGGTGGCTGGTATGGCGGCGGCGGCGGAGCAACTCAAGGCGGCAGTGGCGCCGGTGGTTCAGGCTACATTGGTGGTTTAACGAGTGGTACAACAGCTGCATTTGGTCAGCCTGGTTTTGTTCCCAATCCCGATGTTACAGGAAACGGTAGAGTAATAATCACTCAGCTTTGTGATGTTAGTATAGAAGCTAGTTCTAATCCTGTTTGCGAAGGCACTAGTGTAACGTTAACTTGTACTGCGGTAACCACACTTTCTTGGAGTTCTACTGTTTCAACAGCTTCTACAATTGTTGTAACACCTACAAGTAATGCAACTTATTACGTTACGGGTATAGGTTCAAACAATAATTGTGTTGCCACTGCTGCAATCAATATTTCTTTAACACCATTGCCAGACATTTCTTCCATGGTTAATCCTCCTTTATTATGTGTTGGCAATTCAGCTACTTTAACGGCATCTGGAGCAAATACTTATACCTGGAGCAACTTAAGTTCAGGTATTACAACAGCTGTTAATCCCAGCGTTACAACTACCTATTCCGTATCAGGAACAAATGGTTTTGGATGTATCAATAATGCAGTAATCGGTGTTAATGTTAATACAAATGTTATTACCGCTTCCTCAAATACAACTATTTGCTCTGGCGAATCTGTTAATGTTATAGCGAATGGCGCTGTATCCTATACTTGGAGCAATGGAGCTGGTTTATCGGGCTTCATAGTTTCTCCAACCGTAAGTACTGTCTATTCGGTTTTAGGAACTGATGTTTTTAATTGTGCGCTTTCAAATTCAGTTTCTATTACGGTTAAAGCTTTACCAAACGTTTTTCCGTCTACTGATAAAGATATTATTTGTAAAAAAGAATCCGTGGTTCTTAGTGCAACAGGGGCAGATACCTATGCTTGGAGTAATCCAATAACAGGTTCCTCAACAGGAGCCTCGGTGACTCTAACATTAAGCATAGATATTCCCTATTTATTTACCGTTGTCGGTACCGGAACTAACGGTTGCAGCAGAACCGCTACCGTATCTGTGGATGTACAAAAATGTGCTGGTGTAAATGAATTGAGTGAACAAAATACTTTAGTGAGTGTTTATCCGAATCCAAATAATGGATTATTCACAGTGGAATCAAAACAAATAAGTTCTGGAACAATTGAAATAATGGATCTTTCAGGAAAAATTATTTTCACTGAAACTGTTAGAGGTAATACAACTCAAGTAAACATGGGTGATTATGCAGCTGGCATTTATTTTGTTAAGGTTAAAAATGAAACTTCTTTTGAAGTTATTAAACTAATAAAAAATCAATAA